The DNA sequence GTTGAGACCTTGGTTGCTCTACATGTTGCAGCAACGTTGGAAGCATTTGTATCTATATAAGCGCTGGTGGTGGGGATGCTCCCATCTGGCAGATGCTCAACGCCCTACGTGTTGATAGGCAAAAAGGATAATCCCCATAAGACTATTGAGGTACATTTATTGACACCCACTAGCTTAATAGGCTCTGGCTCTCGCTCTTactggctctggcttctGGCACGATGCGGCTGCAGGCTTCTCATCTCCTGGGTAGAGTAGCAATTTTAAATACATGGGTGCAGTGTCGGCAGCCAGTTGGACGAACGACCTCTTGAACATTAAAGTTATGTTTTAACTGCTAGGCTATCCGGCCTTATCACCTGTTAGGAGGCAAAAAGGGATGATTCCGAGAAAACTATtgaagtatatatattgacACTATGTGGCCGAGCAGACTCAACCAGCCAGTCAAAACTGCTTGAAGAGCTTACATTCGCTCGCTAGCCTGGCTCAGGACTTGACTAACAGTGCATATATTAGAAATACTGTCATTTTTATCCCGTCAAGCTGGCTGCTTCACTGCATATCCCTACCTATGCAATATTGAGTTGCAGACTCATATTTGGAGTTCAATTTGTTTTTCAAGGAAATAATCATAGTgcagagcaaaagcaaagtGGGCCATTATTTCGCTGTCTTGACGATGGCTTTATTTGCTTTATGTTTGAGAGATAAATAGAACCAGGATTGTGAATAAAAACCGACTAGGGCGCATGAGATGTGAGTGAGATGGAAGCATGCCTGTACTACCCAAAGCTGGCGCAGTGATGATGGAGCATGAAGTGCGTGATTATGGTAGTCACCAGAGGTACACTGGGGAGAACGGCGATGCTTGTGAACTCGGGTTTTATTTGCATATCTATGGAGGATATGAGTGACAGGAAAGTGGCAAAAACGAAAGGGTAATAAGACAAGGTGTGGATACATGGTTGTAAATAATCTTCTCTATAGCCTTATCGGCTACCTCGGCTCGGTATATATACCATTGTAGGATGCAATCAATTTTTAATCCGGGTCAGATTTCGAAAATTTCCATAagcaggaaaaaagaatcaGCAGAATTATTATTCCCATCTAGCCACAGTTGGAAATCAACAAATTGCTGCTTTAACTGTAATTAGGGTAATACTTTGTTGGACTTTAATTACTATGATAACTATCATTTTACAGTTACAATTACTCTTGAACTCAACCTAGTATTGAAGGTTATCGAAGCTTTAAAACAGGTCAAATAATGCTACTTTTTCCGCTTAAAATAGCTAGGTTGCCTTTATCTCACTAGCTTGGGTTGTCTCTTCTGACAAGGATTAATAATTAGTTGCAACCCGCCGCATATGGAGATAACATGGGGGATTTGGTTGTTTGTGAGAACCCCCCGCTACTTTGCATTGATAAGTAGCGCCCGCAGCTTATAAAGGCTGACAGATTGGCCTATACTGCAATATTCCATACAGTATCGTGCGTTAGACAGGGCTTCCTTGAAGCGCAACTGGAGGAGTGGCACCATCTTACCTCTTTGACCCCTCATGTTTTCAACACGGCTTATTATTGCATGCTTGCATAACAGCGATAAGCGACGCTATCATTTGGGATGCCTCGCAACTTCATGCTTCTCTGGACAGCCGATTGTCGGTTGAGATATTCTATCCAGCAGAGTTCCGGCGAAGTTCCAGCGAAGTTAATGTTCACCGATAACTCGAACTACTTGCCATGCGATAGCAGAAAGACGCCTTGCAACTATGCATGCAAAGCTTGATTAGTTTTCAGTTCCGTGAGATTTATAGCCTGGCTTGCCAATGAAAACGCCCATTGGtcagcaaatgcaaatgcaacCACTCTATATCTCCGTTTCTTCTCCGAGTACTTTCTTGGTCGCACCCACTCCTTACACTTGTCGCGAACACACTTCTATTCGACAGTGAGAAAAGATTGGTGGTAAGCCCTAAGGCAATCCTGCAAATAGCCTGAACGATATGAGGGGAAGTCAGAAGCTATGCTTAATACAGGGGAAGAAAAGTTGCATCTGACTTACGATATGGCTTCATAAGACTATATTCCACCTATTGGATGTTGTTTTTTCTGTTCACATATTCGCTTAATCGGATACACGGCATTTTCGATGGTCAAATTCATGGATGGACTTTACAGTTGCTCGATGTCATGGATTCTCGACTTATAGGTGCTCGACCTCACATTAAGGTAAGCATGAAGCATATAAAGCATATCTGGTTTGCTAGTCATTTTGAACAAGAGctagaagagagagaaacaacaGTTCCGACTCATCCGAGTCTTTGAATCATCTCTTCTGCGGAAGTCGAGGCTTAGACAAGGCCACCGCTACGCCTGTTGATGCCAGTGAAGCTCAAAACATTGGCATATCTCAAGGATCATAAAGTCCTTTTCCACCTCCTTGCCTTTTTTACAAACTTCATCACCGTCGCTCTTCTATTTGATCGAGCAAAAGCATCCAAAGGCAGCATCCAAAATGCGTGCTACGCCGTTGGCATTGCTGACCTTGTGGTTGTCAGCCTCCAACTACAATGGAGTCTACGCACAATCTATTCAACCACTAGATCAGCCGATCAAGGCGGTCTCGAGTGGTGAATTTGGGTTGCCTCAGGAACTCCACGTCCAGTTGCACAGCCACCTCCCAGTGCATGGTCGTGATGGAGAAGCCATCGTGCTGGGAACTTATAGCGGAGGCTCTGATGCCCAGCCTGTGACGGAAGATGACCATGACAACCTTGAACGCCGAGGACTGTGGTCGTTTGTCTGGGCAGCCACCAAGGTCTTCATCAACCCAATGTCTTGGACGTCTGGCATCACACTCGGTAACCTGGCATGTCAGGCTCTCGGATGGTGGAATAGTGCTCCGTCATGGGTGTCGTATACTTGCAACTCATTTGGCATCATCTCCGCAATGTTCTCTGTCTGGGACGGGCGTGCGGATCTCGCTACTGCGTGGAACGACTGGAAAAACGAAGGATCGTATCAGGGCAACTTGGAgagcctgcagctgctcccCTTCTACAATGATTATGGCAACGTTGTCGACAATGTAGGCCGAGGATTACCAAGTGTAAAGCGCGGTAATGAAGCTGGCTACTATGACTGGTCCGTCCTCCATCCTCACCTGGCAAACAGGACCATCAGCAACGCCCTCTCTGGAAAGGCCAGCATCTTGCACGATGTCGGCCGCAACtattccatcatcaccatggcccACGTGCTCAACAGCACCGCTTCAAACCCTCTTCTGATCCAGCGTTCCATCAACGGAACTTTGCTGGGTGCCCCGGTCTCCATGTTCTTTGTCAATGGCACCGGAAGCACAGCAGGCCTCGGGTCTCACCATGCATTTGGAACGGTCACAGAGAAGATGACCAAGCGTGATGACGGAAACTGTGATGGATTCGGAAACGACAGCGGCAACATCTACACCGACAACACGGTCGTATGCGGCGGAGATGGCACGACTTCGGAAGATGGAATCACGGGCGTCTACTACGGCATGGATTTCTACGGCACAGAGTCTCAGTGGGAGGAGTACGATGCCGACGTCGGGGGCCAGTATCCAGACAGCAACGGTGCGTGGCATCTCGCCAGTGAGCTCTCCAGCGATACGCAGAACAGCCAGTGGTGGCGAACCTGCCTGTGCGATCAGGAAAGCGGCGACTATGCATGGACGGGGGGCACTCCAGTATACTTGGAATGGCGGATTCAATGGCTACAACGATTGTTATTCTGGCGTTTGCGGAGGGGCTTCATAGTTACCTATGTAAGTCTGCAGCGACTGATATCAGACAGCTTTGTGTAAAGCGGTTTACAAGGATGGACAGAAAGAGCATCAGTTATCCCCTCTTATGAAGTAATAGTCCAAAATCTTTCTCATATACAACTGCTAGCAAGAAAACATAAATTCATCATAAGGTGACACATCGTGATAATATCGCTACCACTCGATCAGTTCGCTCCGCTCATGCCCTTGGCCGGTATATATAACACACGCTCGTTTCTGACTCGCTTCCATGTGAACGGCAACAGATGTAATCCGCTGAGAAGCGGGTATGTCACTCGGTTGTTGGATTGGCTGACTTGCTTCCTCCAGCTCCACAAGTCGCTGAGCAACTCTACTCGTTAGATCGCTGCTCCAGATCCCTTCCTGCACATGCTGGGTTTTGAGCAGGTTCAGAGCTTGCCTTCGAATAGCAGGATGCCGACAATGGGCTATGACCGAGTATAAGAGAGGGACAACACCAAGCTCCAGATGAAAGAGAGGACTATCCTCGGTAGCCCTTCCCACTATTGCTAGCGGCGCGATTTGGACCAGTTCTCGAAACCTTTCAACGTTTCTGTCCTGGTTGAGGAAATCTTCTTCGGCTGTTTCGCCGCCGGCCGTGTCAAGAATCAAGAGTAAGTATTTGGCTTGCAACTCAAGCAAAGCAAGGCCTTCTTTAGCGCCACTATGCTGCTGACTGCCGCTAAACTCATGAAATGAGTCAAGCCAATTGTTTACACAGCTTCTTGCGTGTTGTCTCCTTTCAAAGTTCCCCAATATCGACTGCATGCTGTAAAGAATCAGGTTGGTTAAAGTGTGCCGAGCGTCAGAGAGTGATTTGATGGGTCTTTGGGTTGATGAGGGTTTGCTGCCCATGCTGCCCAGAAGAGTCAGCGAAAGCTCTGGAGAGACATCGCCGATAAGCTATAAGGAGATTAGCAAATCGCCAAGCCATATTAGAGTCTCGAACATTACCAATTCCACTTGAACGGCCAGCCTATTGAATGATGTCTCCAAATACCGCAGAGAGGCGCCAATGTCAGATTCGCCTGCAGAAGTTCGACGTGCTCTCTGCTGTTGCAATTCCTGAATCATCTTGCAACCGTGCTTAAAGAGATGGATCGCAGCTCCGTGGTTCCCTTGTAGGATCTGGAAGGGTCTTCAGCACACTGACAGGTTTCTAGGTTTCAACAAGCATACCTCAATGCAGATGAATATGAAACATGTCATTGGATGTAAATGTGTCAGCGACTGTTGATTCGGCAGTAGAAGCTCCCGTATAGCAAGGTTTTGTTGCCGCGTGGCAAGTTGAAGCTCGACCTCAGCCTGCTTGCTGATGAAGTGCTCATGATGCATGGATAATGCAACAAGTGCATGTCTTATAGAGCCTTCGGCGTATGCAAGCTGCAGGATTTGAGTGTTCCACCATTCATCTTGGAAAAGTGCCGCGAATTGCGTCCTAGACTTCTCAACGAAGAATTCGATTGAGCGAATCTCGAGAGAAGTAGCCTCGATCTTCAAGGGCTGCGCAACCGGGGGAGTTTGAGCCGTCTGGCTGGCGGTTGCTTCATACCCGTCGCATATGCGGCCAGTGGAAGTGCCTGGGGACGATTTCAGCATGCCTCGCCCAAATTCCAGTCAAAGCTGAGTTTAATGATGTGAGATTCATTGCCTGAGATACTCACATCGACTGCACGCGGGCCG is a window from the Trichoderma atroviride chromosome 5, complete sequence genome containing:
- a CDS encoding uncharacterized protein (SECRETED:SignalP(1-23)); translation: MRATPLALLTLWLSASNYNGVYAQSIQPLDQPIKAVSSGEFGLPQELHVQLHSHLPVHGRDGEAIVLGTYSGGSDAQPVTEDDHDNLERRGLWSFVWAATKVFINPMSWTSGITLGNLACQALGWWNSAPSWVSYTCNSFGIISAMFSVWDGRADLATAWNDWKNEGSYQGNLESLQLLPFYNDYGNVVDNVGRGLPSVKRGNEAGYYDWSVLHPHLANRTISNALSGKASILHDVGRNYSIITMAHVLNSTASNPLLIQRSINGTLLGAPVSMFFVNGTGSTAGLGSHHAFGTVTEKMTKRDDGNCDGFGNDSGNIYTDNTVVCGGDGTTSEDGITGVYYGMDFYGTESQWEEYDADVGGQYPDSNGAWHLASELSSDTQNSQWWRTCLCDQESGDYAWTGGTPVYLEWRIQWLQRLLFWRLRRGFIVTYVSLQRLISDSFV